One segment of Streptomyces sp. NBC_01463 DNA contains the following:
- a CDS encoding DUF5955 family protein — protein sequence MGQARVTSSGEDPRVTELRAAVSRLRRELAGHPAEFPDRAIAEDELAALDAMAAGGGPEIPRLRRSLLLIAGAVGSVSALASALRDVRIAVDLFGEPPRR from the coding sequence GTGGGGCAGGCGCGGGTGACCAGCAGCGGTGAGGACCCGAGAGTGACGGAGCTGCGTGCGGCCGTCTCCCGGCTCCGCAGGGAGCTGGCCGGACATCCCGCGGAGTTCCCGGACCGCGCGATCGCCGAGGACGAGCTGGCGGCGCTGGACGCGATGGCGGCCGGCGGCGGTCCCGAGATTCCCCGGCTCCGCAGGTCGCTGCTGCTGATCGCGGGGGCGGTCGGTTCGGTGAGCGCCCTGGCGTCGGCACTCAGGGACGTACGGATCGCGGTCGATCTCTTCGGCGAGCCGCCGCGCCGCTAA